The nucleotide window CCCCGTCTTTACTTACTCTTGACTTTCAAGAGATGCGGGATGAAGCCAATCGACTAAACTTCAATGAACTTCTGGAAAGATCCCACCAAATTCAGCGGAGCATTGATCAAATTGATGCTGCTGGAGCAATCCTCATCGGCACGTTACTCCTCGCTGCTCAAGAGAAATGTCCGCACGGAAGCTTCTTGGGCTGGCTAGAGCAGAATACTGAAAACATCAGTCGGGCAACAGCTTATCGCTACATGGATCTGGCAAAGCACTGGGAAGAACTGGAGCTGAGCCATAAATTTCTCACTGTGAGAAATTTCAGCTTGCAGGATGCCTATGCTGAAATTCAAAGCCATAAGCGGCAGCTCAAGCAGGTGGGTGAATCCCCTGTAACTATTGCTCCTCGCAGATTCTTTCAGGAACCGAAGCGACTCAAGAAACTAGCCAACTCTCTGGAAGAGGCGATCGCAGAAGCGGAGCCGTTCGGGCACGAAGAAGAAGCACTTCTGAAGCAGATTCAAGAAGCAGTCACACAGCTGCGTCAATTAGCAGACCGTGGCTAAAGCTCGGGCGACTTCAGGGGAATTCCTAAATTTCTCACAGTGAGAAATTTCAGATTTTTCCTTCAAAGAGATAGTTGCAACTTCTACAGCGCTTAGGACTTAGGTAGCTAAAGCAGTAATCAAAGCAAATTTAGTCATCGAGCCATAGCTACGGATACCGGCATCCCGAGCGATCGCTTTCAACTGTCGAATCGTTAGTTCAGAGAGAGTAGTGCTGGGCAACACACCATCGATCCCTTCAGCATAAGCCGTGAAGTTGTAGGGAGTGATCCATGCCCGAATACGGGGACAGTGAGTTCCCAGCTGTGCAGCGATAAAAGCACGGATAGAGAACATAGCGAGAGCCGCAATTGACTCCACCGTTTCGCGAGCATTCGCTTCATACCAAGCACGAGCACAGCGACCAGCAACGATGGTACGACCTGCCCAACGTCCCAGATGACGACCCACTATGGGCGCATATTCAGAGATCGCAGCACAAGCCAGCAAGAACAAAAGTTGAAATAGTCCTGCAGTGAAGCGGAAGATCTTGGCAGTGTTATCCATGAGGGTGACTTGGAAATGTATCGAGGGGCAATCGCGGGAGGTGTAGAGCATCGCGATCGATTTTTTGTACAGAGAGTTCGTTTTAATTCAAGGCGTTAGTTCTTTGCTTTCTTAAATCTCAGCCCAGACCGTGACGACGACTCAAGGCGATCCAAGCACTAGAAGCACAAGCCTGAATCGCATCTGCCGGAGCATCGGTTGGCATCACAGCACGAGCTTGTTGGTAGCAATGGGCATAGACCTTAGCAAACAATTCCGCATCCGCAGCGATCGCAGCTTTGACCTCAGTGGGAATTTATAGCGCTGCTTTACCGAGATTGGGAACTGCTGCCGGAATGGGCTTTGCTTGAAAACCGATCGAGCGATGGACTGGGGCTTCTGCTGCGGTCGGGGCATCAATGAAATTGAGATTGCCGTTGCGATTACGACCAACCAGAAAAGTTTGACCTTGGCAGATGGTGCCAACTTCAGCCAGATCAGTTGGTGCCCAGATTGCTTGTTCAGTCCCATCTTCAAGGCGGACATTCACCACGAACCGTTCACCGTACTTGGTCGTAACTTGGCGTGCAGACTGTAGTGCTACTGCACTCATTAATTCCATGTTTCCTCGCTTGAAACTTGTGACTTGAGCAGAGAGAGAAAGATCTGAACCCCTTGAATCCAAGAGCGGAACTAGGTGACCACGACCTAGCTACCGTCATGCTGAAAGGCTTGGATGATTAGGGGAGTTGAGTAGAGAGCCAATCGTTGCTCGCTATCTCTTTTCACTCTTCAATAATAGCACTGTATACAATCTTTAGTAGCAAATTATGGCGTAATTCTCTGTCCATATACCTAGCTAAAATAGGAGCGTATACACACCACCCACAAGGAAAGCTATGGCGAGAGGGAAACTAGAGCCAGGTATGGTTCCCTGTCAGCCCCTTGACCCGCTACCCCGTGGGGCAAAAAGTGGGACTCGCCCGATCGCAGTGCGGCTTCCTTTAGATATCGAGAAAATGCTGCTGAGCTTGGATAGTGCTGACCGAGTGCGGATTATGCGGAGAGGTGTGATTCAAGCAGCACTTGAAAATTGGCCGGAAGGAGAAGCTCTGCCAGAGTGGGTGGATGAGTTTATCAAACAGTGTCAGCAGCAGTCCCAGTGAAATCATCATCAATGGGAGAAGCAAGAGATGATATTGCTCCCAATGACACACCGGATTGATCCGCTTGGAACTTACATCAATCAAAGTTGATGGCGGGTATCAATCTCAGTCTCGCACAGGGTAATCTTAAATCGAGACAATTGCGTCTCAGATCGTAGAGTTAGTCAAATCTCATTAGTCGGATATTGCTAGCAACAAACCTAGTTACAGCAAGGCTTTTAGGCTATCTCAATCAATATCTTTAGTCCAACAGCAGATAACCTTGCTGGATATCATTGCGAGAAGTCAGGCTGTGACTAGGTTTGTGTGGGTTGATGCGTTGCCTACAACAGCAGAAGGGCGAAAGTCTAAACGCAGCTACACTATGAAACCTTAGTATTTAAAAGTTGTGTAAAAGTCATGCTACAACTGGACTTCATCTGAGAATCTGTCATTTAAAAGGAAATAATACATGCCACTTTCTAAGTTCCTTCAGATGGAATCAATTAATCTTCCAGGAGGGGACGCAGAACAGTGGCTTTGGAATGAGGTCCAAAGAATTTTCTCTAACCGAGAATGCAGAGGCTACTGGCGCTTTCCCTTTTTTTCAAGAATCCTAGATAAGAGACATAGAGAGCCCGATATTTTAATTGCTGACCGTGAATTAGGACTCATATTCATTGAGGTTAGAAGGATTTCTATTAGAAGCATAGCGTCAGTATATGGATCATCATGGAGATATAGCAATGGTTATAGAGTATCTGGCAGTCCTTATCAAGAGGCTATTGAATCAGTCTGTGCTTTATTCGAAAAATATAACAGTGAAAACAATTTCACTAAGACTAGCCTGATTCCTTTTCGATCACTAGTTGCCTTACCTCTAGTCACAGAGAATGAATGGAAAGATGCAGGCTTTAGCAGAACTACTGACCCTCATTCAATTTTATTCAAGAGTCACTTAGAGGAGAATCTTCTTTCATTGATTCACGAGAGTCAATTGCTTGGCTCAAATCGACGACTAACTGATGATGAATGGTGGCAGCTTCTTCGTCTCGTAGGAGAAGAAAATTTCAGTTATGATCCCATCCAGCTAGACAGAGCTAGCAATTCAAATCTTTTGAGTACAGCCATGTCATTTCAATCAGCATATCCTCAAATCCTACTTCCTGAATTAGGAGCACAACGCTTCGTGCTGGAAGAGAGTCGTGAGTTTCAGCAAGTTGTAGCTAGTTATGAAGAAAAAATTGAGACATTCAAAAAAATCTCTGGAGTTAAGCGATCGATTGGAACCACTCTAGGCACAGGCTTATTACTTGGACTGGCTGCAATAGAGCTCCCTATTCTTTTGGGAGGGATGGCTGTTGCTGGTGTTATCTCATCTGTAGCTTGGATTCGTCAGTCTACGGAAACTAAAGTCGAGAAAATCCCTGTATATAAAAATGAAACAATCGTTATCCCAGAAAAACCATTCGAGCCTGATCATTTTCAAAAGGGCACGGCTCCCGGCGGTCGCTTTGATGATCTTTTCTGCGGGAGTGTGGCATCTGAACTTACAGGGATTAGATTCTGTGCCGAGGGGATTGCTATTAGTTCTGTTAGTCGATTAAATTACTTTCCTGACATTTTAATTTATACAGATACCAACTTTTTAATTGATATTGAGATTGATGAGCCATGGTACTTTAGCAAAGATGAAGGCTGCCGAAAGCTTTCACATGATCCGGATAGAGATGCTATTCGTAATCAGGCTTTTCTCCGAGAGGGGATTGTCGTTATCCGTTTTACCGAGAAGCAAGTTGTATCTCAAACACAAGCTTGTATTCAGCTCATTCAGGTGGTAGTGAATTCATTGAATCAACTGTCTGAAGAGCCCAGCGGTTTTTATAAAAATCTACACTGGACTGGTACTAGTGAGCCTCTCTACACTGACCCTAGGCGAATTAGTGCACCCCGCCCTGACCGTAGTCAATATTCTCTATTCTAGGTTGAGGTTAATTAGTTCTGATATGACGATCGCTGATGCATCATCTGTTTGTGTCGTTTAGATAATCCTAGAAATAAACCTAGTTACGGCGAGGCTTTCAGGGTCTCTTGATCAAATCTCTAAGTTCAATAGCAGATTTTCTTGCTGAGTAGCATGCCGAGAAGCCAGACTATAACTAGGTTTTTGTAGATTGACGCGTTGCTCTTAAAACAGCATCAGGTCAGATCAACCTAAACACAGCTACGCTCCAAAAATGATACAGAGTGTCTTAGATGTATGCGCCTCCCAGCATTTCATTGTCTGAAACGAGACCTTTTTTTGATAGCTTCTCTGCGAGCGCAAGTAGTAGAGCAGCCGTCTTTTCATCTCCACGGAACAAAGCCTGTTTCCGCTCAGCCATCAGATCGAAGTAGGAGTACTTCTTGGTCATGAGATTAACCTCTAAGTTAGGACAGGACTGTGTTTGAGCTAACGATTAACTACTTCCAATAGGTTTACTTTTCACTCCCAATTTCGTTTTATCTTTTTGCCATCAGCCTCAAGATGCGAATATTCCCCACGCATCAGGAGCTCCTCAAAAACAGATTTCGCAACTTCCTCAATTTCAGAATCACTCAACACATCACCAACACGGTCTTTCGCCATATCGATGAGAGTTTGGAGTTCTTTTTTCATTTCATCAGATTGGATATCTGTCATTCATTGCCTCCTTAGGCTAAACAGAGAAACTAGCAGTCACCTGAAAAAATAGGACAATCACACGCTAAACCAGAAGTCATATTTGTCTGATTGAAGGATAGAGAGCAGATCATCCGTACTCTCTTGCAGGTAGTGATTTTGAGAACCTAGCTACTAACACCTACGGCATCAACCGATCAAGGTCTAGCAATTCTCAAACACATTTTCTCAAGTTTGGTTGGCCACTACGAGCTGCAGGGACATTTAGGCTTCGCTCTGCTTGAGCACGATCGCCTACTTTGCTTTTAGTGTGTTTTGCCTTGCATATACTAGCACCAGTTTTGCTCAGTGGATCTAAGAGCTCCCAATCGATTAAATCTTGGAGCAAAAAGGATGGACCAACAAAGATACAGCCTCCTTCAGCCGTATCAGAGAGTTGCTTTCCAGCAATTTCTTGATCTACTACGACTGGTTATCCATGCCAAAAGGGGGCAAAATCGGGATTTTTTTGAGTTTTGCTCGTAAATATAGGCTCACGCACGATTTATTTTAGAAAAAAGTAATTGAAAAAGGATGAAAAATTTTTGAGTTTTGCCCATAAATATAGGCTCACATGGGATTTCTTTTGGATTAAAAGTAATTGAAAAAGGTACGAAAATAAGGGATTGGATGCTGAAAGTACCACTCAAACCCAAGCATCTAGTACTTAAGCCCCAAAATTTCGTTTCATTATTGTGATTTCCAATCCAAAATCTGTCATCCCTCCAGTCTCTACCCCGATCTAATATGGAATCCATCCACCAATCAGAGAAGCCTTTGCTAGTGATGCGAGTACATTCCTAGGTTCAAGTCCAAAGTCTCGACGAACTGAATTTGATTTTCAGATCAGCCTGATTCAGATATGGCTGTTACGGTAGGATAGTCCTAGAGTCAGAGTTATTTTTTCAGTAAAAACGATCAAAATTCTCTCTAAAAAAATACAGCCTAAGTTTTGCCAAAATTCCAATCGATAGACAGAGACTCCAGACAGATCTATATCGGATGAAGCTTTAATTTTGTCTAATTCTTAGATGATTGAGTAAATATCACCGCTTGATAAAAAGATCGTTAGAGTTTTTGTATTCAGATCTTGATCACAGTCAATTCCTCCAGAGGAAGATTTGTTTATTTAGGTTTGATGAAAGTTCGAAATTTGCAAAATTGGTTTTCTGAGCTATAGGCTTAAGAGAAAACTTCTTCAGAAAAACTTTTCAGATGTTGTTTTATCAGATCTCATTTCTTCCAAATCTCAAAATTTGATCTAGGCTTCCCTAGACAGAGGCAATGATAGAACTTTTACTTTTGGTGAAAATTTGAAATTTATAGATTTGGATTTTTTGACTTTCAGCCTCAGAAAAGTTTTCTCTCAATGTTTTCTCCAGATAGAAATTTTCCCAAAATCTTGATTCTCCAAATTTCCAAATTTTGAATTTTAGGCATGAGTAGAGGCTCTTATAGAAAATTTAAAATTTAGCAAAAGTAGCTTTTCAATTTTAGCCACAGAAAAAGTTTTCAAAGTTCTCCTCAAATAGAGATTCTCCGTCTTTTCAAATTTCTAAATTTCGATCAAAGACAAAAGTTTAACCATTTCTCCTATTTGAGGAGTCTCAGATCAAAATTAAAATTTTTCAGATCAGGTTTTTTAGATTTTGGCTCTAAGAAGAACTTTGCTGAAAAATTTTCAGACGCTGTTTTTCCAAAAATCTATTTTTGGAAATTTCAAATTTTGATCCGGAGCCTACTTACGACGAAAATCAAAATTTGGCAAAACTACTTCTCTGATTGTTAGTCTCAGAAAAACTTGTCTTAGAAAAATTTCAGAACAGCACTTTACAATTTTCTGAATTTTCAATTCCAGCTTCTGACTAGCACCATATTTAGAGAAAGTTTGAAAAACTAGAGACCTCTTGCCAGTTGAGATCGAGGATTTTAAAGATTGACTTTCTCGACTGGAATAGTTTCTTAGACTTTAGATTTTTCAACCAAGACTCTTGGGATTTGTAGAAAATAATTTTTTCAAAAGAGAATATAGTGACTGATTACCCTCTGTCAATTTAAGGAAAGCCCTGAGATATTCTCACAAAAGTACTTACTTTTACTAAAGATACTGAAATGGTAGCTTCCTACTACAGGAGATTATCTAGGGTATGAGCAGGTATTCATTAAGTTATTCTCTTTGTCATGCTAGATTTGACTCTATCTATTTAATGGCAGTCGGTAATCCTAGAGATTAAGTTGAGAAGTAAAAAACTGCTGTGGTAACATGAGAAATTAATTACTTTGGGCTCAATGATAGTACATGAGCCAACACTGACGGTAATTTTTAATCACTTGGCACTAAGTTAGAAAATTTTTACTTACTACAATCCTGGAGCTGCTTACAAAAAAGAATTTTGCTATCTCAAGCTAGTCTTAGAGATATCTCGTTTATCTAGAAGGGCAGATACTGCAGTATTAATGAGTATACTTACATTGCGTAAGCTGCGAACAGCTTCAAGAGGCCTTAGCAACCTAGAGTGTATGGATAGATACAAAAAAGCACGCTCATAGCATGTAAAATTGAAGTCCTTTTTAATATAAAATTATACATCTTGAGTTTCCAAGAAAGCAAAACTAGGTTAAAACACTTTAAAAAAGGACAAGTACTAGTTTATGTGGGATGCTATTTTTCAGATTGGTGCTTCCATTTTAGTGGGAGTGGCTTTAGGTTACGCTGTCGCAGCAATTGTCAATTCTCTATCTCAACCATTTGCTGAGCTCTGGAAAGGTTTTGTAAAATCTGCTCAATATTTGTGGGGTACTGTCAAAGAAGCTACGCAACATTTACTGGCACGAATAGCTCAATGGCTAGAGCAAGCTTGGCAAAGTATAGAAAGTTACTTGCTCTTAGCAATAGGTTATCGTCGATGGTGGAGAGTATCTTTTTTTACGGAAGCAAGGACGGCTTTTATAAAATTTGTTGATCCACTCAGTCAACAGAACAAGTCATATTTGTTTTCTATGGGAGTACTTGACAAGAATGAAGAGGCGCAACTACCAACACAACAAAATTCTATCGAGCATGTTCTGACTATCGAACAATAGGGAGTTTAATGTAAATGGGATTCTTTCAATGGCTAGGATCACTTCTCGATGATCTAGTTGATTGGCTTGGTCAAGCAGCTAGGACTTTCTTGAATAGTTTACTGTGGTCTCTACAAAAGATATGGGAAACAACAGTTTCCGCTATCTTGTACGCTGCATTTGGACTAGTTTCTATTTTGTACGTAATTTTTTATGCTGGAGTTGCACTAGGGGAGACGATAATGGAAATTTGGGATCCTAATAAATACAATACTAAGCCCTCTGAAATTTTTCGTTTAAAGCAGGCACCACAAGATTCTCCACTGCCAAAAGTTCGAAGTGAATCAAAAGTACTGACTTTAGAAAATTGGCATTGATATGTCCCAATCAGCAAGAAACGAAGCAGTCTTTTTACATGTAGGATTTCAATCCTCAGAAGAAGAAGGATATTTAAGAACCATTGAGTTATTTGGAATTCCTGGTGAAAGACTAGATAACGGACAGTGTGTCGTTAGTAAAAAAGTCCTAAGTTTTCTGGATGACTTAATGATTCGGCGTATCTTTTACAGAAGTCGTAAAACTACCAGATGTAAATTCAAAAGTCTCAAAATTTGGCTATATGACAGCAATATAGATAAAGATAAGAGAGGCTACTTTGTTCCTGAAACTAGTAATCAAGATATTATAATTCCACGCAACCTAACCAAGCCATTTTCTCAAATAAAAAGCATTCATATTCTTAGCAATGGACTCAACGGATTGGAGCTGAAGAGTCTAGAAGAAATATCTAAATCTTTATTTTCTCCTTTATTTGATGATTTTTGTGTGGTGTTAAAACTACCCGGTGAAGTCAGAAGTCTACCTCTTATCTCAGATTGGGTCAGAATAGCAGAAAATTTTATTGAAAAAAGTGCTCCAAATGAGCTCATGAAACAAAATCTTTTTTTTGACTCTTTAGTTATTGAAGTACGATAGCTAAATAACTTGAAAGCGTTGATTCAAAAAATACTTTTGTCTTTGGGGTTTTTGTCTTGAGAAATAATGAGCGAAATACTCAGATAGGAAGCCAAAAATCAGATGACTGGATTTTCGTGCCAGATGAAAAACAAGAAAGCAAAAATCGCCTTACAATAGACTTTAGTCCATATCTTCAAGAACCTAAATATACACTTTCAGACGTTATTCTGAACAAATCTGCTCTTTCTCAAGTAGAAGATATTATTGCAGAGCTAAAATACCAGGATCTCATTTATCAAGAATGGGGTATGGCAGATAAGCACAAACTTGATAAAGCACTTTCTATAAACTTTGCAGGTCCACCTGGGACAGGAAAAACATTGACTGCTGAGGCTTTAGCACATACATTAGGGCTAAAAATAGTAGATATTCCATATCAATTGCTTGAATCAAAATTTGTAGGTGAAACTCCTAAAAATATAGCTAAGGCTTTTGAGTTTGCAACAGAGAATAAAGCAGTTCTTTTCTTTGATGAAGCTGACTCTTTTTTAGGAAAAAGGCTAGAAAATGTCACTCAATCATCGGATACTGCTGTCAACTTAACTCGTAGCGTAATGCTTAAACAGCTTTCTGAGTATGAGGGGGTTGTTGTTTTTGCGACTAATATAATACACAACTACGATCCTGCTTTTCTAAGTAGGATAAGATGGAAAATTCAGTTTGAATTACCAGACGAAGTAGCAAGAGTTAAGGTCTGGCAGATTCAGTTCCCTCGTAAACTTCCTCTTGATGACTCAGTTAATTTTGAAGAGCTAGCAAAGAAGTTTGATCACGTATCAGGTAGGGATATAAAAAATGCTGTCTTCCAAGCTGTTGTTTCTGCAGCAAGAGAAAATAAACCAAAAGAGCTTAAGTGCGTAACTCAATCTCATCTAATCGATTCAATGACTCGAGTTGTAGAAGCAAATAGAGCTGTAGCTAAGTTTAAGTTAAGTCCTGTAGAAGGAAGTGTACAAATACCTGAAGTAGAAGAGAAAGAAATTATTGCTGCTGAGCTTTCATAGCCGGTAGCATAGGCTCTCTCGATTCTATTCCTAAATACATCAACTCTAACCACAGACATCTGCGGTTGAACAGCAGCTATTGAAAAGAACTCTGAGGTGTTTCCCTATCGACTAATCACCGCTTTAGGATTCTGTTTCAAGTGGATCAAGGGCTGAAACCATGAACAAAGCAGGTCTCGAAGAAGCCAATTGGCTCTCTGTGTCCACACCCTCTAAAAGAGTCTTAGTTAAGGGGTGTGGTCGGAGTGAGAATCCCTCTTCGACATACTGCTTCACCCTTGTCTGCAGCAGGGTTTTGAGCTCTTGGAGGCTAGCCAGATCAAGTCGGTAGTAGCGTGTTCTGAGCTTGTCTCCATCTCGCCTCATCACAGTCTTCAACCCAAAGTGCTGGAGCACCATACCGACGATCGCGGTGGGTTGCATGCTGGGGCGAATCGTCAGATTGAGGCAGAGCTTGACCTCTCGGGTCTGAGCGAGACAACGTTCCGCAAAAGCTGTGATTTCAGGAGTCTCCTTTGTCCAGCCCTTTTCTGATTCCGTGGTCTGAATCAGGAAAACCAGTAGCTCACGTACGCCGAGAATATCTGCACCCCTAGCAAGTAGCTGTGCACTAGGCAAGTCATGGGCAGGGATAGGTTTCTGCCACTGGGAAAGCCGCTCGATCTTGAGCTTGTCCTTGTGTCGAGCCAGCTTGTCCCAGATCAATAGCTCTAGGGCCTTCACTTGACGGCGCTTCCGTCCATCACTGTCACGCAGGACATCCTCGACTTGAAGTTTCTCAGGTGCGATGCCGTAAAACTGGCAGAGGTCATAGCGACTGAGCTTCTGGCGATCGCTGAGGGTGAGAACCCGCTTTTGACGCAGAGAGATAGCAGTCTCATCTTCGATGGCTTCAGCACGGGCGATCGCTTCTGCATCAGCTTGACGAACAAGGGCAAGAGATTGTCTCCAGAGGTCATGGGCAGCCTGCAGGGACTGTGAGTCAAAGTCAATCTGTTCTTCGCTGGCAACAAAGTTTCCGGCTAGTTTCAATCGCTGATGTATGGACAGGCCAAAACAAGCCATCGCCGCATTGTGTTCAGCTGCACTGCTTGCGTGATACCGAGCAGCAGGGGAATGGAAGTCCACCTTCTGCAGTAGCGACTGATCGCTGGAAAAGTGGGATAGCAACTCTGTACGCCGATAGAGGTCAGCCTGATAGGTCAGTGCGTTCTGGGCAGATGAAATACCCTGACTCTTGCCATGGGCAACTGCAAAGACAATGCGAGGTACGGGCTGGCGGACACGGGAGAGTGCTTGATCTGCATCCCATGGAGCAATGCTTTGTCCTTCAAAGAATCCAAAGACACCGTTGAAGTAATCGATCTCAATCGATACGCCGGAAGTCAGCGAAGGACTAGCGATGATGATCTGTGGCTGGTATTTCTGGATCCACGGATGAGGCGAATCAGAGAATTGCCGCTGATCTGGATCGCTGGAGGTTTCGCCGTCGAAGCGCAGAATCTTCTTCTCGGGTACCCCCAGAGCGATCGCCATCTGATAGAGGGCTTTACTCGCCTTGAGCGTGTCCACTGCAATCCAAAGCCGATCGCCGCGCTGAATCGCTTCAATCAATTGAGCGAGGACGACTGACCTAGCCCATCGACGAGAACCAGCTTGTCTGGGTTGATCAGTCACAAGCAAGCAGCAGTAACCATCTTCCCGATAGTCGTTCTGGAGGATCCACGGTTGCTCATTGCGCAGTGAGACAACGTAGTCCAGCTCTAATGCTGTTAAATCTGCACTGGCCAGCAAGACTCGTCGGGCACCCCGAATCAGTGTTTCGGCTTTGGCAATCAGTCCTGGGCGCATTCCTCTCTTGCCACAGGTCCCACCGTTAATCAGGTGTCGGAAACCTTGATCCGCTTCATCGATGACGAGGTCATAGCTGCCCGCTGGATAGTCCTTGAGGTTGATCGCCAGTAATGAATCCCAGCACAGGCTCAGGCGATAGGTGGGTTCACCCTCAGCCCCAATCTTTTTCCCTTCAGCCCGATCCGTATCGTGCAGGTAATCCAAGCCCAGTCTGCGTCCCAACCCTCGCTGCAAACTCTCACGATGGCCAGGAGCAAGAACTCGCTCTAAGCCTGTGACCAGTCGGGTCAGAAGCTTTGTTTTGCCCGTGCCTTTGCCCGATAGCAGTGCCACAATGCCGGTCTGAGGAATCGCATCAAGGGCGATCGCTTGGGATAGATCTGCCTCTGAAACTTTGAGAGCAGGCTGATATTTGCCGAGTGGGAAGCGTAACCGTTGGAAGATTGCCCGCTCTATCCGGTGGTGTTGCCACTCTTCAAAGGAAGGCGCTGCCGCCAGAATCTGATGCCACTGCTCAGCCCCATGAGCTGCAATGACATCATCTAGACCTTTGCCTAACTTGGGATCCCACTGAGCAATCCGGACTGAGCACCCTGCCGCGATCGCCCGTCGTGCTAGCCGCGCAATGCCACGATTGACCCGTGCTTGGGTTTTAGCTGCAGCATCTTGGTCGAAGGCGATGAAGATCGGGCGACCTTGGACTAGGAAGCGAGTCAGATCTGGACTGTTACCGCAGTCGCAGCCATAGAGAGCGATCGCTACTGAACCAGCAGATATGGCTGAGAGCGATTTCTTTCCGCCCTCTGTAATAACCAGTGGCACTTCGGGATGGGCTTCAATCCAGTCCCAGAACAAGCCTCGGATGTACTCACCGATGAGCTCACGCTGGGTCTTCTTATCAACGGGCGGGAGATAGGCACGGTTGCCAATCCCTTTAGGAGCCCAGTAAGAGCCGGTTCGCTTGCCCGAATCTCCGCCAAAGACCTTGAGCTGCCAGACCTCGTTTGATTCCTGTACAAAAACTGCAGCCGTCTGGTTGACTCGGGCTTGCTGACCAAAACGAGTGAAGCTCCAGCCCAAGGCATCTGCGATCGGGGTGCTGATGACCTCATGAGACAGAGGGTCAATTTCAACATCTGGCACAACGGCGATCGCCCGCTGGAACAGGCTAAAAGCGATCGCGCTGGACTGGCAGAACTCTTGCTGGATCTGGGTTTGAAG belongs to Synechococcus elongatus PCC 11801 and includes:
- a CDS encoding ATP-binding protein; the protein is MPDEKQESKNRLTIDFSPYLQEPKYTLSDVILNKSALSQVEDIIAELKYQDLIYQEWGMADKHKLDKALSINFAGPPGTGKTLTAEALAHTLGLKIVDIPYQLLESKFVGETPKNIAKAFEFATENKAVLFFDEADSFLGKRLENVTQSSDTAVNLTRSVMLKQLSEYEGVVVFATNIIHNYDPAFLSRIRWKIQFELPDEVARVKVWQIQFPRKLPLDDSVNFEELAKKFDHVSGRDIKNAVFQAVVSAARENKPKELKCVTQSHLIDSMTRVVEANRAVAKFKLSPVEGSVQIPEVEEKEIIAAELS
- a CDS encoding DUF3102 domain-containing protein, yielding MSSSNNDKEAREAMRRRRQYKGFQRQQPEEAMPHDIAVLPPSLLTLDFQEMRDEANRLNFNELLERSHQIQRSIDQIDAAGAILIGTLLLAAQEKCPHGSFLGWLEQNTENISRATAYRYMDLAKHWEELELSHKFLTVRNFSLQDAYAEIQSHKRQLKQVGESPVTIAPRRFFQEPKRLKKLANSLEEAIAEAEPFGHEEEALLKQIQEAVTQLRQLADRG
- a CDS encoding Rho termination factor N-terminal domain-containing protein, with amino-acid sequence MDNTAKIFRFTAGLFQLLFLLACAAISEYAPIVGRHLGRWAGRTIVAGRCARAWYEANARETVESIAALAMFSIRAFIAAQLGTHCPRIRAWITPYNFTAYAEGIDGVLPSTTLSELTIRQLKAIARDAGIRSYGSMTKFALITALAT
- a CDS encoding plasmid replication protein, CyRepA1 family yields the protein MVFSIPVSGDLQTQIQQEFCQSSAIAFSLFQRAIAVVPDVEIDPLSHEVISTPIADALGWSFTRFGQQARVNQTAAVFVQESNEVWQLKVFGGDSGKRTGSYWAPKGIGNRAYLPPVDKKTQRELIGEYIRGLFWDWIEAHPEVPLVITEGGKKSLSAISAGSVAIALYGCDCGNSPDLTRFLVQGRPIFIAFDQDAAAKTQARVNRGIARLARRAIAAGCSVRIAQWDPKLGKGLDDVIAAHGAEQWHQILAAAPSFEEWQHHRIERAIFQRLRFPLGKYQPALKVSEADLSQAIALDAIPQTGIVALLSGKGTGKTKLLTRLVTGLERVLAPGHRESLQRGLGRRLGLDYLHDTDRAEGKKIGAEGEPTYRLSLCWDSLLAINLKDYPAGSYDLVIDEADQGFRHLINGGTCGKRGMRPGLIAKAETLIRGARRVLLASADLTALELDYVVSLRNEQPWILQNDYREDGYCCLLVTDQPRQAGSRRWARSVVLAQLIEAIQRGDRLWIAVDTLKASKALYQMAIALGVPEKKILRFDGETSSDPDQRQFSDSPHPWIQKYQPQIIIASPSLTSGVSIEIDYFNGVFGFFEGQSIAPWDADQALSRVRQPVPRIVFAVAHGKSQGISSAQNALTYQADLYRRTELLSHFSSDQSLLQKVDFHSPAARYHASSAAEHNAAMACFGLSIHQRLKLAGNFVASEEQIDFDSQSLQAAHDLWRQSLALVRQADAEAIARAEAIEDETAISLRQKRVLTLSDRQKLSRYDLCQFYGIAPEKLQVEDVLRDSDGRKRRQVKALELLIWDKLARHKDKLKIERLSQWQKPIPAHDLPSAQLLARGADILGVRELLVFLIQTTESEKGWTKETPEITAFAERCLAQTREVKLCLNLTIRPSMQPTAIVGMVLQHFGLKTVMRRDGDKLRTRYYRLDLASLQELKTLLQTRVKQYVEEGFSLRPHPLTKTLLEGVDTESQLASSRPALFMVSALDPLETES